The Devosia sp. MC521 genome has a segment encoding these proteins:
- a CDS encoding DUF2513 domain-containing protein → MLPNPVDVAIRVARVKVSHLEGREDDMKRDMEVVRKVLKAIQDRADAKPVYLEIDGIEDDVVALHVALLHEAGYIRGIAFTTLSDQFARIAVQDLTWQGHEFAGALLTDDGTWQKVKTAFGPEKLATAPLKMIENVTTQALTAWAIKQIGL, encoded by the coding sequence ATGCTCCCAAATCCGGTCGATGTTGCCATTCGCGTGGCGCGCGTTAAGGTTTCCCACCTCGAGGGTAGGGAGGATGATATGAAGCGCGACATGGAAGTAGTGCGGAAGGTTCTGAAAGCCATTCAGGACCGGGCAGACGCAAAGCCTGTCTATCTAGAGATCGACGGCATAGAGGATGACGTTGTTGCTCTGCACGTCGCTCTGCTGCATGAGGCCGGGTATATCAGAGGCATCGCTTTCACAACTCTCTCTGACCAGTTCGCGCGCATCGCAGTCCAAGATTTGACATGGCAAGGACATGAATTCGCCGGTGCGTTGCTGACCGATGACGGCACCTGGCAGAAGGTTAAAACCGCCTTTGGGCCAGAGAAGCTAGCAACCGCACCACTCAAGATGATTGAGAATGTTACCACTCAGGCTCTTACTGCATGGGCTATCAAGCAGATTGGGCTTTAA
- a CDS encoding P63C domain-containing protein codes for MTTTSIPQAIHDGVLVIGDAEIPCNVLEDGRRVLTQSGVMRALGRARQAKGRGHYDGDVNLPAFLTAKNLKPFIPSELYVTSSQIEFRRTTGGKAFGYPAELLPLVCAVFDDADRAGKLAKPQKHIAEKARMLLRGLLNVGIVALVDEATGYQKVRARDELQKILAAYVSPELLPWAKRFPDSFYENLHRVRGWEYKPGSNARTAYIGKLTNTLIYEQLPTGVLDDLREKNPRDPITKRRKHNHHELLTTDIGNPHLERQIISVNTLLSVSDDWSEFTRLFTKKFPPGPGDLFAPPPSEK; via the coding sequence TTGACCACCACGAGTATACCTCAGGCCATCCATGATGGTGTCCTTGTAATCGGAGACGCTGAAATACCCTGTAACGTCCTCGAAGATGGGCGGCGAGTATTAACCCAAAGCGGTGTTATGCGCGCACTAGGAAGAGCTAGACAGGCCAAGGGGCGCGGACACTACGATGGCGACGTCAACCTGCCTGCGTTTCTTACTGCCAAGAACCTAAAGCCCTTTATTCCTAGCGAGTTATATGTGACGTCAAGTCAGATAGAGTTCCGCCGCACCACAGGCGGTAAGGCTTTTGGGTATCCGGCAGAGCTACTGCCGTTAGTTTGCGCTGTCTTTGACGATGCAGATAGAGCCGGGAAGTTGGCTAAGCCGCAAAAGCATATAGCTGAGAAGGCACGGATGCTGCTGCGTGGGCTGTTAAATGTAGGTATCGTGGCTTTAGTCGACGAAGCTACCGGCTACCAGAAAGTGAGAGCAAGAGACGAGCTCCAAAAAATTCTGGCCGCATACGTATCACCAGAATTGCTTCCTTGGGCAAAGCGGTTCCCGGATTCCTTTTATGAGAACCTACATAGGGTGCGCGGCTGGGAGTATAAGCCCGGGTCAAACGCTCGTACGGCTTATATAGGAAAACTAACTAATACTCTGATCTACGAACAACTCCCCACCGGCGTTCTTGACGATCTAAGAGAGAAGAATCCGCGAGATCCAATCACCAAACGTCGCAAACATAATCATCACGAGCTGCTAACGACTGACATCGGCAATCCACATCTCGAAAGACAGATAATTTCGGTGAATACGCTCCTTAGTGTCTCTGATGATTGGTCTGAATTCACCCGCCTGTTTACAAAAAAGTTTCCTCCAGGTCCCGGCGATCTATTCGCACCTCCGCCGAGTGAAAAATAG